One window from the genome of Leptospira broomii serovar Hurstbridge str. 5399 encodes:
- a CDS encoding tyrosine-type recombinase/integrase, whose amino-acid sequence MVSSEFFQKPDRSELEDKNYPGFLTKPELRRLFDAAKSNENHYLWLRMIYSFGLLITELVFLEVRDLDWAKNQITIRHSQKLRSRTLQIPIPLQRDLWFATRGKSEDAFLFSGRSGRVHPRTIQKMFSKLEEVCGLSVSVIRLRRSLAVHLIEAGWGVERTREYMGFSSKRSVQELLGPARNPPVGKMFPLEEILGVAA is encoded by the coding sequence ATGGTTTCATCAGAATTTTTCCAAAAACCGGATCGATCTGAACTTGAAGATAAAAATTACCCGGGTTTTTTAACTAAACCTGAGCTGCGACGACTTTTTGATGCAGCCAAAAGTAATGAAAATCATTATCTTTGGCTTCGAATGATTTATTCTTTCGGATTACTTATAACTGAATTAGTTTTTCTCGAGGTTCGGGATTTAGATTGGGCGAAAAATCAAATCACAATTAGGCATTCGCAAAAATTAAGGAGCAGAACGCTCCAGATCCCCATTCCGCTGCAAAGGGATTTATGGTTTGCTACTAGGGGAAAATCAGAAGACGCATTCTTATTTTCGGGTAGGAGTGGACGGGTTCATCCGCGAACCATTCAAAAAATGTTTTCAAAGTTAGAAGAGGTGTGCGGGCTTTCCGTGAGCGTAATTCGATTACGGAGATCACTGGCGGTCCATTTGATCGAAGCAGGTTGGGGGGTGGAAAGAACCCGAGAGTATATGGGGTTTTCTTCAAAGAGATCGGTTCAAGAATTGCTGGGTCCTGCAAGAAATCCCCCGGTCGGAAAAATGTTTCCATTAGAGGAAATTCTGGGTGTCGCCGCGTAA
- a CDS encoding SET domain-containing protein-lysine N-methyltransferase, protein MQVQRKRSRRRIFIEADFEIRESHIPGIGMGLFPKEDVQKGDTVGFYTGRVLDDKSANSSKYCESKYLLWICKDHWIYGEGKKSNYTRYINHSTKPNIKLVVSTRWKTARFEALRKIRAGEELFFDYGDEYWINVDISPVERN, encoded by the coding sequence ATGCAAGTGCAACGTAAACGTAGTCGCCGTCGAATATTTATTGAAGCAGACTTCGAGATTCGGGAATCTCATATTCCCGGCATAGGAATGGGTCTTTTTCCAAAGGAAGACGTTCAAAAAGGAGATACGGTCGGCTTCTATACCGGTCGAGTTTTGGATGATAAATCGGCAAACTCGTCCAAATATTGTGAATCGAAATACTTACTTTGGATCTGTAAGGATCATTGGATTTACGGGGAAGGTAAAAAGTCCAACTATACCCGTTACATTAACCATAGCACAAAACCGAATATTAAATTAGTCGTATCTACTCGATGGAAGACGGCGCGCTTCGAAGCTCTTCGAAAAATTCGAGCCGGGGAAGAGCTTTTCTTCGATTACGGAGACGAATATTGGATCAACGTCGATATTTCTCCAGTAGAACGAAACTAG
- a CDS encoding SGNH/GDSL hydrolase family protein, producing MKRSEFILALMSFLLCIDCYSEKHTPDLTTLLPQGGSIPVSVIGDSLCERSQAFDLSDGLGSHFQVLNVCVTGSTVPDWLQNIDRALTNSPKIIIIELGTNDVSSYPTSQFPANYDRLLSNLSVRTDAIFLITVLPPPLDTGFRAGVLQINTYLKKLATVHPIADMETPFLQNENTIPLYPQTDPIHPDPAGIAIMKTVYIQQIGKISGLSL from the coding sequence ATGAAACGATCCGAATTTATTCTAGCCTTGATGTCGTTTCTTTTGTGCATTGATTGCTATTCCGAAAAACATACACCGGATTTAACCACCTTACTTCCCCAGGGTGGCAGCATTCCCGTTTCCGTAATCGGCGATTCTTTGTGCGAACGATCTCAAGCCTTTGATTTGTCCGACGGCTTAGGTTCCCATTTTCAGGTTCTAAACGTTTGCGTGACAGGCAGCACCGTACCCGACTGGCTGCAAAATATCGATCGTGCCCTTACGAATTCTCCGAAAATTATAATCATTGAACTGGGAACCAATGACGTTTCCTCGTATCCGACAAGTCAATTTCCCGCGAATTACGATCGACTTTTATCGAATCTTTCCGTTCGAACCGACGCGATTTTTCTTATTACCGTACTACCGCCGCCTTTAGATACCGGTTTCAGGGCCGGAGTTTTGCAGATCAATACGTATTTGAAGAAGCTTGCAACTGTGCATCCGATTGCGGATATGGAAACCCCCTTTTTACAAAACGAGAACACCATTCCTTTATATCCTCAAACTGATCCGATACACCCGGATCCGGCAGGAATCGCTATTATGAAAACCGTATATATACAACAAATAGGGAAGATCAGCGGACTCTCACTTTGA
- a CDS encoding ArnT family glycosyltransferase, whose translation MKSPEFQPKSDRISGIVSLFGLVILSILYLFAFGLSGKEFPPTWPDEVLFYSPSMDFATHGTFRTLVLEGLIRGMEYKTLWVPPLFFILNGAVLSFFGGGLEVIRQFSALVSLGSVWLFWFLLKEIGFSPRARLGACLLLITDLLFLRVGWTARMEALCLFWALASIFVLARKVSWNGEAKNELTFLEGFGSGFFLGLSFLSHPFGAVFGIPVLFLIHRAKAWNIWTFWVGGSLPLIAWAIWIYPDWELFIIQFGAQFGRKRELLQTFSPLTKVKVLLGGYESPGSRLWFYLALLLGVWVVRKELLERKNLTFFLLLWLSTVLAFLFLSTEYYYVMYLCLPLSALGGFFFDRIRSRRIQYVAGLLVFCNLFILFYAYRKIGFANPEFDLNAKFSKALLAELEGSKRVYLQAIPDPYFHLVEGLPDSKILEFIPGELPIPSNEFLPTLQTIDAFVFSEGQKRNEHIQRFLEENSNKFKIRSVSVEPSTPRKLVKAEAVIYLRR comes from the coding sequence ATGAAGTCCCCCGAATTCCAACCTAAATCCGACCGAATCTCAGGAATAGTTTCTCTCTTCGGATTAGTCATCTTATCAATTCTTTATTTATTCGCATTCGGACTTTCTGGTAAAGAATTTCCGCCCACCTGGCCGGACGAAGTTCTTTTTTATTCTCCATCCATGGATTTTGCGACTCATGGGACTTTTCGCACTCTCGTTCTCGAAGGCTTGATTCGGGGAATGGAGTATAAAACGCTATGGGTGCCTCCTTTATTCTTTATTTTAAACGGTGCAGTCCTTTCCTTTTTCGGGGGAGGACTGGAAGTTATTCGCCAGTTTTCCGCTCTTGTGTCTCTCGGCTCCGTATGGCTGTTCTGGTTTTTGTTAAAAGAAATCGGCTTTTCACCACGAGCAAGATTAGGCGCTTGCCTGTTGCTCATTACGGATCTTCTTTTTCTTAGAGTTGGTTGGACGGCGCGGATGGAAGCGCTCTGTCTGTTTTGGGCTTTGGCATCCATTTTTGTTTTGGCAAGAAAAGTCAGCTGGAACGGAGAAGCGAAGAATGAACTTACTTTTTTGGAAGGGTTCGGATCGGGATTCTTTTTAGGCCTTTCTTTTCTGTCTCATCCGTTCGGCGCGGTTTTCGGAATTCCGGTGCTCTTTCTAATTCACCGCGCTAAGGCTTGGAATATTTGGACGTTTTGGGTGGGAGGAAGTCTTCCATTAATCGCATGGGCAATCTGGATTTACCCGGATTGGGAATTGTTTATCATTCAATTCGGAGCGCAATTCGGGAGAAAGCGTGAATTGTTGCAAACGTTTTCTCCATTAACAAAAGTGAAAGTTTTGCTAGGAGGATACGAGAGTCCAGGTTCCCGACTTTGGTTTTATCTGGCTCTTCTATTAGGAGTTTGGGTCGTTCGAAAAGAATTGTTAGAAAGAAAGAATCTAACGTTCTTCCTTTTACTCTGGTTATCGACCGTTCTTGCTTTCTTATTTCTTTCCACGGAATATTATTATGTAATGTATTTGTGTCTTCCGCTTTCCGCTTTAGGCGGCTTTTTCTTTGACAGGATCAGAAGCAGGAGAATCCAATATGTCGCCGGGTTATTGGTTTTTTGCAATTTGTTTATCTTGTTTTATGCATATAGAAAAATCGGCTTTGCAAACCCGGAATTCGATTTGAATGCGAAATTCTCGAAGGCGTTATTGGCGGAATTAGAGGGCTCCAAGCGAGTGTATCTTCAGGCGATTCCGGATCCGTATTTCCATCTTGTCGAAGGTCTACCTGATTCTAAGATACTTGAGTTTATTCCGGGCGAATTGCCGATTCCGTCGAATGAGTTTCTTCCGACTTTGCAGACGATCGACGCCTTTGTCTTTTCCGAAGGTCAAAAACGAAACGAACATATTCAACGGTTTCTCGAAGAAAATTCGAATAAGTTTAAAATAAGAAGCGTCTCTGTCGAACCGTCGACTCCAAGAAAGCTCGTAAAAGCGGAAGCGGTAATTTATCTCCGACGATAA
- a CDS encoding alpha/beta hydrolase — translation MKNFLEAALFALHCQSSEPPRVQETEILLSLPDKEIPAILYTPKNDSKGTILAVNGLAYLGNKDPRFAAVCQAACAVGYTVISPLLKEVTEFRIEKETIRTIEDMIISVSSDPVYCPQGKLSYIAPSFSGSMGLIAASNPEISDRIESILTIGAYCDVASTLDYLMTSPDGDEYGRMILLYNFIKYGIGENKEVEKAIKACVLDGSYGREMLELPGILESIKSMNRKIFEELRDDPTYRQKIWRKILDNAGKKASFLKDLQVKDKLDSISCPISIVHGLGDKVVPPAEAVIMAEALSSKKVKLVLTPLISHGDVGISLKTIPAIFDLINGFAFFFKHIGQSGTSHEKKADRETVAA, via the coding sequence ATGAAAAATTTCCTGGAAGCCGCTCTATTTGCTCTCCATTGCCAAAGCTCCGAACCTCCACGGGTTCAAGAAACAGAAATTCTACTTTCATTACCCGACAAAGAGATCCCAGCAATCCTTTACACGCCTAAAAATGACTCGAAAGGAACAATCTTAGCCGTCAACGGTCTCGCCTATTTAGGAAATAAAGACCCGAGATTTGCCGCGGTTTGCCAAGCCGCTTGTGCAGTCGGTTATACCGTGATCTCTCCTCTGCTGAAAGAGGTGACCGAGTTTCGAATCGAAAAAGAGACGATTCGCACAATAGAAGATATGATCATAAGCGTGTCTTCCGATCCGGTTTATTGTCCCCAAGGAAAACTCTCCTATATTGCTCCTTCATTTTCCGGAAGTATGGGATTGATTGCCGCCTCTAACCCTGAAATTTCGGATCGTATCGAATCCATTTTAACGATCGGCGCTTATTGCGACGTCGCATCTACATTGGATTATTTAATGACCTCGCCGGACGGAGACGAGTACGGTCGGATGATTTTACTTTATAATTTTATAAAATATGGAATCGGCGAGAATAAGGAAGTTGAGAAAGCGATTAAGGCCTGCGTTTTAGACGGAAGCTATGGAAGAGAGATGTTGGAATTACCCGGGATACTCGAATCTATAAAATCCATGAATCGAAAAATTTTCGAGGAATTAAGAGACGATCCGACTTACAGACAAAAGATTTGGCGTAAGATCCTTGACAATGCGGGAAAAAAAGCGTCTTTCCTAAAGGATTTACAGGTAAAAGATAAGCTAGATTCTATCTCCTGTCCGATTTCAATCGTCCATGGGCTCGGGGATAAGGTGGTCCCGCCGGCGGAAGCAGTAATTATGGCTGAGGCGTTATCAAGTAAAAAAGTAAAGCTCGTATTAACTCCGCTAATTTCTCATGGAGATGTCGGAATTTCCTTAAAGACTATTCCTGCTATATTCGATTTAATTAATGGATTTGCGTTCTTTTTCAAACATATCGGTCAATCCGGAACTTCGCACGAAAAAAAGGCGGACCGAGAGACGGTCGCCGCATAA
- a CDS encoding RNA pyrophosphohydrolase, translated as MEKPYRKNVGMVVFNSKGDVLVGERTNFQGSWQFPQGGIDDEESSEEAAQRELYEEVGIQNGIIIYEFPEWIQYDFPESLSLNKHLKKFRGQSQKWFLFYWNGVAEDCRLDVHEREFERVRFIPIRDCLTTVVPFKRDVYEKLVMEFEPKIRSYLSRGPLL; from the coding sequence ATGGAAAAACCGTATAGAAAGAACGTCGGAATGGTCGTCTTTAATTCAAAAGGAGACGTACTGGTAGGGGAACGAACTAACTTCCAGGGATCCTGGCAATTCCCGCAAGGGGGAATAGACGACGAAGAAAGTTCCGAAGAAGCCGCACAACGCGAACTTTATGAGGAAGTCGGTATTCAAAACGGTATTATAATCTACGAATTCCCCGAGTGGATCCAATACGACTTCCCTGAAAGCCTTAGCCTGAATAAGCACTTAAAGAAGTTCAGAGGACAATCGCAAAAATGGTTCCTATTTTATTGGAATGGAGTCGCGGAAGATTGCCGATTGGACGTGCATGAACGCGAATTCGAAAGGGTTCGTTTCATTCCTATTCGCGATTGTCTCACGACCGTCGTTCCATTTAAACGCGATGTCTACGAAAAACTTGTTATGGAATTTGAACCTAAAATTAGATCTTATTTATCAAGAGGCCCCTTACTTTGA
- a CDS encoding globin domain-containing protein — MTEHSIYTPESGPPIPDPRLRTLFLKLGEEKLRSLVDDFYGKIPASPIAWMFPENLESSIQKSADFLIQVVGGPPYYVERYGPPRMRARHLAFPIDEKSRRAWLSCYREAIQNWEVDQESKDIVWEFLQGFSAWMVNKA, encoded by the coding sequence TTGACCGAACATTCCATATATACACCGGAGTCCGGTCCTCCCATTCCGGATCCAAGACTTCGCACACTTTTTTTAAAATTAGGTGAGGAAAAATTACGGAGTTTAGTCGACGATTTTTACGGAAAAATACCCGCGAGTCCCATAGCTTGGATGTTTCCAGAAAATTTAGAGTCTAGCATACAAAAGTCCGCCGATTTTTTAATTCAAGTAGTGGGTGGGCCGCCTTATTATGTAGAGAGATACGGGCCGCCTAGAATGAGAGCAAGGCATCTTGCCTTCCCTATAGATGAAAAATCTCGAAGAGCTTGGCTTTCTTGTTACCGTGAAGCGATTCAAAACTGGGAAGTAGATCAAGAATCGAAAGATATCGTTTGGGAATTTCTTCAAGGGTTCTCGGCTTGGATGGTAAACAAGGCATGA
- a CDS encoding STAS domain-containing protein — protein MEIKTKKIGKHTLVQLDGRLDITHSDEVEAKLLDDVQAGLGDIIINLQNISYISSSGIRIFVGMVRELEKQSRKLKLCCITPNVKKVFDVVELLDLFEVFETEQEAVATLK, from the coding sequence TTGGAAATTAAGACCAAAAAAATCGGGAAACATACCCTCGTTCAATTGGACGGCCGGTTAGATATTACCCATTCCGACGAGGTTGAAGCGAAACTCTTAGACGACGTTCAAGCGGGTTTAGGAGACATCATAATTAATTTGCAAAATATCTCGTACATTTCTTCCTCCGGGATCAGGATCTTCGTCGGAATGGTACGCGAATTGGAAAAGCAAAGTCGTAAGCTTAAGCTTTGTTGCATTACGCCGAATGTAAAAAAAGTGTTCGATGTAGTGGAATTACTCGATTTGTTCGAAGTTTTCGAAACCGAGCAAGAAGCAGTCGCGACGCTTAAATAA
- a CDS encoding acylphosphatase, with translation MASKNQTRAKIRVRGAVQGVGFRYFVLQRAQECRLTGYTMNLPSGEVEVVVEGDKVFIEDLYKAVQRGPSKARVVEATIQWEEAKGNFRTFEIKR, from the coding sequence ATGGCAAGTAAGAACCAAACTAGAGCTAAAATTAGAGTGCGAGGAGCCGTTCAAGGAGTGGGATTTCGCTACTTCGTTTTACAACGGGCACAGGAATGCAGACTCACCGGCTACACAATGAATCTTCCTTCCGGCGAAGTCGAAGTAGTCGTTGAAGGAGACAAAGTCTTTATAGAAGATCTATACAAGGCAGTCCAACGAGGTCCGTCTAAAGCTAGAGTCGTCGAAGCAACGATCCAATGGGAAGAGGCCAAAGGGAATTTTAGAACCTTTGAAATCAAGCGTTAA